One window from the genome of Acuticoccus sp. I52.16.1 encodes:
- a CDS encoding uracil-DNA glycosylase, translating into MTTPTVDWPRDPDHDCPRCPRLVGYRHEQRALEPAWHNAPVPTFGDPAARVLIVGLAPGRMGANRTGRPFTGDYAGTLLYAALTAHGFANGRFDARPDDGLVLVDAAVTNAVRCVPPQNKPTTAEIRACAPFLTATLAAYPRVSTILALGRIAHDAILRTLGARLSAHPFGHGAIHATASGLNVADSYHPSRYNVNTGVLTDAMFHDVVAGVRALLDRSAS; encoded by the coding sequence TTGACGACGCCGACCGTCGACTGGCCGCGGGACCCGGACCACGACTGTCCGCGGTGCCCGCGCCTGGTCGGCTACCGTCACGAGCAGCGGGCCCTCGAGCCGGCGTGGCACAACGCCCCGGTGCCGACCTTCGGCGACCCGGCGGCGCGTGTGCTCATCGTCGGCCTCGCCCCCGGCCGCATGGGCGCCAACCGCACCGGCCGTCCCTTCACGGGCGACTATGCCGGCACCCTCCTCTACGCCGCGCTCACCGCCCACGGCTTCGCCAACGGCCGGTTCGACGCCCGGCCCGACGACGGCCTCGTCCTCGTCGACGCTGCCGTCACCAACGCGGTGCGCTGCGTCCCCCCGCAGAACAAGCCCACCACCGCCGAGATCCGCGCCTGCGCCCCGTTCCTCACGGCGACGCTCGCCGCCTACCCCCGGGTGTCGACGATCCTCGCGCTGGGCCGCATCGCTCACGACGCGATCCTGCGCACGCTCGGCGCGCGCCTTTCCGCCCACCCATTCGGCCACGGCGCGATCCACGCCACGGCGTCCGGCCTCAACGTCGCCGACAGCTACCACCCGTCCCGCTACAACGTGAACACCGGCGTCCTCACCGACGCGATGTTCCACGACGTGGTCGCCGGCGTGCGCGCCCTCCTCGACCGCTCGGCCAGCTGA
- a CDS encoding NYN domain-containing protein, producing MFDPREKIALFIDGANLYSAARSLGFDIDYKRLLSVFGEKGYLLRAYYYTALAEDQEFSTLRPLIDWLDYNGYSVVTKPLKEFYDQSGRRKVKGNMDIELVIDAMELAEQVDHIVLFSGDGDFRRLAEALQRKGKKVSVVSSLQTQPPMIADDLRRQSDHFIELADLQAQIGRDPSERNPRPDRPDRPVAAERHPHPTA from the coding sequence ATGTTCGACCCCCGAGAGAAGATCGCTCTATTTATTGACGGCGCGAATCTCTACAGCGCTGCGCGATCGCTTGGATTTGATATTGACTATAAGCGATTGCTGTCAGTCTTCGGCGAGAAGGGTTACCTTCTCCGCGCATATTACTACACGGCCCTCGCCGAGGACCAGGAATTCTCGACCCTGCGCCCGCTGATCGACTGGCTCGATTACAACGGATATTCCGTCGTCACGAAGCCTCTCAAAGAGTTTTACGACCAGAGCGGCCGCCGCAAGGTCAAAGGCAACATGGATATCGAGCTGGTGATCGATGCCATGGAGCTCGCCGAGCAGGTCGACCACATCGTCCTCTTCTCCGGCGACGGTGACTTCCGTCGTCTGGCCGAGGCGTTGCAGCGCAAGGGCAAGAAGGTCAGCGTCGTCTCCTCGCTGCAGACCCAGCCGCCGATGATCGCCGACGACCTGCGCCGCCAGTCCGACCACTTCATCGAACTCGCCGACCTGCAGGCTCAGATCGGGCGCGACCCGTCCGAGCGCAACCCGCGCCCCGACCGGCCCGATCGCCCGGTCGCCGCCGAGCGTCACCCGCACCCCACCGCTTGA
- the rpoZ gene encoding DNA-directed RNA polymerase subunit omega codes for MARVTVEDCVDKVENRFELVLLAAHRARMISSGSPIMVDRDNDKNPVVALREIADQRLHPEDLKEELIHSLQKNVEVDEPEAEMPAAAAIQQPSGGADDSVDQTFNSMSEEELLRAMETLVPPERTEEV; via the coding sequence GTGGCCCGTGTCACCGTCGAAGATTGCGTCGATAAGGTCGAGAACCGCTTCGAGCTGGTCCTGCTGGCCGCTCACCGTGCGCGGATGATCTCGTCCGGTTCGCCGATCATGGTCGACCGCGACAACGATAAGAATCCGGTCGTGGCTCTGCGTGAGATCGCCGATCAGCGCCTTCATCCCGAAGACCTGAAGGAAGAGCTCATCCACTCCCTGCAGAAGAACGTCGAGGTCGACGAGCCGGAGGCCGAGATGCCGGCCGCCGCCGCCATCCAGCAGCCCTCCGGCGGCGCCGACGACAGCGTCGACCAGACCTTCAACTCCATGTCCGAGGAAGAACTCCTGCGCGCCATGGAGACCCTGGTCCCGCCGGAGCGGACGGAAGAGGTCTGA
- a CDS encoding bifunctional (p)ppGpp synthetase/guanosine-3',5'-bis(diphosphate) 3'-pyrophosphohydrolase — MMRQYELVERVAAYNPDVDEALLNRAYVYSMTKHGGQKRASGDPYFSHPLEVAAILTQMRLDDATIVAALLHDTIEDTDATRAEIDHLFGPRIGKLVEGLTKIGRLAFVSQADKQGENLRKLLLAVAEDVRVLLVKLADRLHNMRTIHWVPVHKRARIAQETMEVYAPLAGKMGIFWMREELEHLSFHVLHPEEAAYIEGKLAERRAAVGSLLSGIEAELSERLRVNDIAAVVTGREKKPYSIFAKMQRKSINFEHLSDIYGFRILVDTTADCYAALGVVHTIWQSVPGRFKDHISTPKQNGYRSIHTTLVGPRKQRIELQIRSHEMHRLAEYGIAAHAFYKDGTSRRPSELARDSEAYAWLRHTIELLSDGGSSAEFLEHTKLELFQDRVYCFTPRGKLIALPPGATPIDFAYQVHTDVGNTCTGCRINGHPRPLVTPLNSGDEVEILCKEGAQPPSAWNALAVTGKARAAIRRANREQDRRKFVRLGRQLFENEVVRRALPDVPSLATSAERLGYPEADALAYAIGSDAMSATDVLRALGYEAEGTVPPPAHHNGAPVKIRGHGDDLPITFAPQHPTIPGDKIVGILQPGEGVTIYPAGASDALDAVAADPHCWVDVAWDLSGAAATLYTAAVRVVASNKPTVFAGIAEALEAEDADLGELTVVTKTPDYRELNLHIEVRDAAHLSRVLDRLRGLTTVAEASRTSH, encoded by the coding sequence ATGATGCGGCAATACGAGCTGGTCGAGCGGGTCGCCGCCTATAACCCGGACGTCGACGAGGCGCTTCTGAACCGCGCCTACGTCTACTCCATGACCAAGCACGGCGGGCAGAAGCGCGCCTCGGGCGACCCCTACTTCTCCCATCCGCTGGAAGTCGCCGCCATCCTGACGCAGATGCGGCTCGACGACGCCACCATCGTCGCCGCCCTGCTGCACGACACCATCGAAGACACCGACGCCACCCGCGCCGAGATCGACCACCTGTTCGGTCCGCGCATCGGCAAGCTGGTCGAGGGGCTGACCAAGATCGGCCGCCTGGCGTTCGTCAGCCAGGCCGACAAGCAGGGCGAGAACCTCCGAAAGCTGCTGCTGGCCGTCGCCGAGGACGTGCGCGTGCTTCTCGTCAAGCTCGCCGATCGCCTCCACAACATGCGCACCATCCACTGGGTGCCGGTCCACAAGCGCGCCCGCATCGCGCAGGAGACCATGGAGGTCTACGCCCCGCTCGCCGGCAAGATGGGCATCTTCTGGATGCGCGAGGAGCTGGAGCACCTCTCCTTCCACGTCCTCCACCCCGAAGAGGCGGCCTACATCGAGGGCAAGCTCGCCGAGCGGCGCGCCGCCGTCGGCTCGCTGCTGTCGGGCATCGAGGCGGAGCTGTCCGAGCGGCTGCGCGTGAACGACATCGCCGCCGTGGTGACCGGGCGGGAGAAGAAGCCCTATTCGATCTTCGCCAAGATGCAGCGAAAATCGATCAACTTCGAACACCTGTCGGACATCTACGGCTTCCGCATCCTCGTCGACACCACGGCCGACTGCTACGCCGCGCTCGGCGTCGTGCACACGATCTGGCAGTCGGTCCCGGGCCGCTTCAAGGACCACATCTCGACCCCGAAGCAGAACGGCTATCGCTCGATCCACACCACGCTCGTCGGCCCGCGCAAGCAGCGCATCGAGCTGCAGATCCGCAGCCACGAGATGCACCGCCTCGCCGAGTACGGCATCGCCGCACACGCCTTCTACAAGGACGGCACGTCGCGCCGGCCGAGCGAGCTGGCGCGCGATTCGGAAGCCTATGCCTGGCTGCGCCACACCATCGAGCTGTTGTCGGACGGCGGCTCGTCGGCCGAATTCCTGGAGCACACCAAGCTCGAACTGTTCCAGGATCGCGTCTACTGCTTCACGCCGCGCGGCAAGCTGATCGCGCTGCCGCCGGGCGCGACCCCCATCGATTTTGCATATCAGGTCCACACCGACGTCGGGAATACCTGCACGGGTTGTCGTATCAACGGCCATCCGCGCCCGCTCGTCACCCCGCTCAACAGCGGCGACGAGGTGGAGATCCTGTGCAAGGAAGGGGCGCAGCCGCCGTCCGCATGGAACGCGCTCGCCGTCACCGGCAAGGCCCGCGCCGCCATCCGGCGCGCCAACCGCGAGCAGGACCGGCGCAAGTTCGTGCGCCTCGGTCGCCAGCTGTTCGAGAACGAGGTCGTGCGCCGCGCGCTGCCGGACGTCCCCTCGCTCGCCACCAGCGCCGAGCGGCTGGGCTATCCGGAGGCCGATGCGCTCGCCTACGCCATCGGCAGCGACGCGATGTCGGCGACCGACGTGCTGCGCGCCCTCGGCTACGAGGCGGAGGGGACGGTGCCGCCGCCCGCCCACCACAACGGGGCGCCGGTGAAGATCCGCGGCCATGGCGATGATCTGCCCATCACCTTCGCCCCCCAGCATCCGACGATCCCGGGCGACAAGATCGTCGGCATTCTCCAGCCGGGGGAGGGTGTGACGATCTATCCGGCCGGCGCCAGCGACGCACTCGATGCGGTGGCCGCGGATCCGCATTGCTGGGTGGACGTGGCTTGGGACCTTTCCGGCGCCGCGGCGACGCTCTATACCGCAGCAGTCCGGGTCGTCGCGTCGAACAAGCCCACCGTGTTCGCCGGCATCGCCGAGGCGCTCGAGGCCGAGGACGCCGATCTCGGGGAACTCACAGTCGTGACGAAGACCCCTGATTATCGCGAACTCAACCTCCATATCGAGGTGCGGGATGCTGCGCATCTGTCCCGCGTACTGGACAGGTTGCGGGGACTGACGACGGTGGCCGAAGCCTCGCGCACCAGCCACTGA
- a CDS encoding DUF2062 domain-containing protein: protein MLFARKARPSFRERLRVAAWPRRSFGRSFSYYKHRVLRLEASPHAIAAGVAAGAFASCTPLVGFHFILSFALAWVIGGSMIAAAFGTAVGNPLTFPLIWLSSFQLGELILGPSPKGAHPGQVELSFNTLTQSFDTIWPTLKPMFVGGIVMGTVIAGALYLLVRSTVVMSQSLRSARLAAAAQNRVDLALRPADLLHPAAMIDEIEHAQDLAHHREAEPCRDGSHHGAHEHGFAHEGAGEAAHETDPAPLRRTEGRS, encoded by the coding sequence ATGCTGTTCGCGCGGAAGGCTCGGCCATCGTTCCGCGAGCGTTTGCGGGTTGCGGCCTGGCCCCGTCGATCGTTCGGGCGATCGTTCAGCTACTACAAGCACCGCGTCCTGCGTCTCGAGGCGTCGCCGCATGCGATCGCGGCGGGCGTGGCGGCGGGCGCCTTCGCATCCTGTACGCCGCTGGTGGGCTTCCACTTCATCCTTTCGTTCGCGCTCGCCTGGGTGATCGGCGGGTCGATGATCGCCGCCGCGTTCGGCACGGCGGTCGGCAATCCGTTGACCTTCCCGTTGATCTGGCTGTCCTCCTTCCAGCTGGGCGAACTGATCCTCGGCCCCTCTCCGAAGGGGGCGCATCCGGGACAGGTCGAGCTGTCGTTCAACACGCTGACCCAGTCGTTCGACACCATCTGGCCGACGCTGAAGCCGATGTTCGTCGGCGGGATCGTGATGGGCACGGTGATCGCCGGGGCGCTCTATCTGCTTGTCCGCTCGACGGTGGTCATGTCGCAGTCGCTGCGGTCGGCCCGGCTCGCGGCCGCGGCGCAGAACCGCGTCGACCTGGCGCTGCGGCCGGCCGATCTCCTGCATCCCGCCGCCATGATCGACGAGATCGAGCACGCCCAGGACCTCGCCCACCACCGTGAGGCCGAGCCTTGCCGGGACGGAAGCCACCACGGCGCGCACGAGCACGGCTTCGCCCATGAAGGCGCCGGCGAGGCCGCGCACGAGACGGACCCCGCGCCGCTGCGCCGGACCGAGGGGCGCTCGTGA
- the acpS gene encoding holo-ACP synthase, producing the protein MIIGIGSDLIDIRRIQKTLDRFGERFTHRVFTDVERAKAARRVTPAATFAKRFAAKEACSKALGSGIRMGVAWREMGVVNLKSGQPTLQLTGGALDRLNAMIPDGHVPAIHLTMTDDHPLAQAFVVIEAVPS; encoded by the coding sequence GTGATCATCGGCATCGGCTCGGACCTGATCGACATTCGCCGCATCCAGAAGACGCTCGACCGCTTCGGCGAGCGCTTCACCCACCGCGTCTTCACCGACGTCGAGCGCGCCAAGGCCGCCCGCCGCGTGACGCCGGCCGCCACCTTCGCCAAGCGGTTCGCCGCCAAGGAGGCCTGCTCCAAGGCGCTGGGGTCGGGCATCCGGATGGGGGTTGCCTGGCGCGAGATGGGCGTGGTTAACCTGAAGTCCGGCCAACCGACGCTGCAACTGACCGGCGGCGCTCTCGACCGGTTGAACGCGATGATCCCCGACGGACACGTCCCGGCGATCCATCTCACCATGACGGACGACCACCCCCTGGCGCAGGCCTTCGTGGTGATCGAGGCCGTTCCATCATAG
- the lepB gene encoding signal peptidase I → MSVAKDKTSEGEGSLYELFKVIVQALLIALVIRTFLFQPFNIPSASMVDTLLVGDYLFVSKYSYGYSRYSVPFGAIPVSGRIFASEPERGDVAVFKLPRDNATDYIKRVIGLPGDRIQVREGILYINDREVPRRQLSDYVEVGANGREVRAHRYEETLPNGVTYEVLDSSPNSLFDNTQVYTVPEGHYFMMGDNRDNSTDSRSQSGVGFVPFENFVGRAEVIFFSIGEGTPIWQVWNWPWAVRWNRIFTSL, encoded by the coding sequence ATGAGCGTGGCGAAAGACAAGACGTCGGAAGGCGAGGGCAGCCTGTACGAGTTGTTCAAGGTCATCGTTCAGGCACTTCTGATCGCATTGGTGATCCGAACGTTCCTGTTCCAGCCGTTCAACATCCCGTCAGCCTCGATGGTCGACACCCTCCTCGTGGGTGACTACCTCTTCGTGTCGAAATATTCTTACGGATATTCGCGATATTCTGTCCCGTTCGGAGCGATCCCGGTGTCGGGTCGTATTTTCGCCTCGGAGCCCGAGCGCGGCGACGTCGCCGTCTTCAAGCTCCCGCGCGACAATGCGACCGACTACATCAAGCGCGTCATCGGCCTGCCGGGCGACCGCATCCAGGTGCGCGAGGGGATCCTCTACATCAACGACCGCGAGGTGCCGCGTCGCCAGCTCTCCGACTATGTGGAGGTCGGCGCCAACGGCCGCGAGGTCCGCGCCCACCGCTACGAGGAGACGCTGCCCAACGGCGTCACCTACGAGGTCCTGGACTCCAGCCCCAACAGCCTGTTCGACAACACGCAGGTCTACACCGTCCCCGAAGGCCATTACTTCATGATGGGCGACAATCGGGACAATTCGACCGACAGCCGCAGCCAGTCGGGTGTCGGATTCGTGCCGTTTGAAAATTTCGTGGGTCGCGCGGAAGTTATCTTCTTCTCAATTGGGGAAGGCACGCCCATCTGGCAGGTTTGGAACTGGCCGTGGGCCGTGCGGTGGAACCGCATATTCACTTCGCTGTAG
- the rnc gene encoding ribonuclease III — translation MGQRSDDALDALELRLGHTFSDRRVLIEALNHASVHVNGRGPNYQRLEFVGDRVLGLTIAAELYRRDPAADEGDLARRLNALVRKETCADRALSLGIDEALRLGAAEAQAGGRRKTAILADACEAVLAAVFLDAGFGAAEAAVLRVWAPLLDDKGIDRDAKTSLQERLQAEGGRPPVYRLKARTGPDHAPHFVIEVVDGDAILAEGEGGSKREAEQAAARAALARLAMREPS, via the coding sequence TTGGGGCAACGGTCTGACGATGCGCTCGACGCGCTCGAGCTCCGCCTGGGGCACACCTTCTCAGACCGTCGGGTCCTGATCGAGGCGCTCAACCACGCCAGCGTTCACGTCAACGGCCGCGGGCCCAACTACCAGCGGCTGGAGTTCGTGGGCGACCGCGTGCTCGGCCTCACCATCGCCGCCGAACTCTACCGCCGCGATCCGGCCGCCGACGAGGGCGACCTCGCGCGGCGCCTGAACGCGCTGGTGCGCAAGGAGACCTGCGCCGACCGGGCGCTGTCGCTGGGGATCGACGAGGCGCTGCGCCTCGGCGCCGCGGAGGCCCAGGCCGGCGGCCGCCGCAAGACCGCCATCCTCGCCGACGCGTGCGAGGCGGTGCTCGCCGCCGTCTTCCTCGACGCCGGCTTCGGTGCCGCGGAAGCCGCGGTCCTGCGCGTGTGGGCCCCGCTGCTCGACGACAAGGGCATCGACCGCGACGCCAAGACCAGCTTGCAGGAACGCCTCCAGGCCGAGGGCGGCCGGCCGCCGGTCTACCGCCTCAAGGCCCGCACCGGACCCGACCACGCCCCCCACTTCGTGATCGAAGTGGTGGACGGTGACGCCATCCTCGCCGAAGGCGAGGGCGGCTCCAAGCGCGAGGCCGAGCAGGCCGCCGCCCGCGCCGCGCTGGCGCGTCTCGCCATGCGGGAGCCTTCCTGA
- the era gene encoding GTPase Era — protein sequence MPAADEPSVPLDKQRCGFAALIGAPNAGKSTLVNALVGAKVAIVTHKVQTTRATVRGIVMAEDAQIILVDTPGIFDPKRRLDRAMVRTAWTHAYDADRICLLIDAKRGIDEANAKILEDLTSVRQPKTLVLTKVDLVDPPRLLELAQAANDVTRFEDTYMISAQTGDGVDDLARHLARSVSAGPWLYPEDQISDIPMRQLAAEITREQLTLRLHDELPYSATVETETWKTLRNGSVRIEQAIFVERDGQKKIVLGEKGKTIRSISMSARHEIAKLVGAPVHLFLFVKVRPRWTDDPERYREMGLDFHR from the coding sequence GTGCCGGCCGCGGACGAACCCAGCGTCCCCCTCGACAAGCAGCGCTGCGGCTTCGCGGCCCTGATCGGCGCCCCGAACGCCGGCAAGTCGACCCTCGTCAACGCGCTCGTCGGCGCCAAGGTCGCCATCGTCACGCACAAGGTGCAGACGACGCGCGCCACCGTGCGCGGCATCGTGATGGCCGAAGACGCGCAGATCATCCTGGTGGACACGCCCGGCATCTTCGATCCCAAGCGCCGGCTCGACCGCGCGATGGTCCGGACCGCCTGGACCCACGCCTACGACGCCGACCGGATCTGCCTCCTGATCGACGCCAAGCGCGGCATCGACGAGGCGAACGCCAAGATCCTCGAGGACCTGACCTCCGTGCGCCAGCCCAAGACGCTGGTGTTGACCAAGGTCGACCTCGTCGACCCGCCGCGCCTTCTGGAACTGGCCCAGGCCGCCAACGACGTGACCCGCTTCGAGGACACCTACATGATCTCGGCGCAGACCGGCGACGGGGTCGACGATCTCGCCCGTCATCTGGCGCGCTCGGTGTCGGCCGGCCCCTGGCTCTACCCGGAGGACCAGATCTCCGACATCCCGATGCGCCAGCTCGCCGCCGAGATCACCCGCGAGCAGCTGACGCTGCGCCTCCACGACGAGCTGCCTTATTCGGCCACCGTCGAGACGGAGACGTGGAAGACGCTACGCAACGGCTCGGTGCGGATCGAGCAGGCGATCTTCGTCGAGCGCGACGGGCAGAAGAAGATCGTGCTGGGCGAGAAGGGCAAGACCATCCGCTCCATCTCGATGTCCGCGCGCCACGAGATCGCCAAGCTGGTCGGCGCGCCGGTGCATCTCTTCCTGTTCGTCAAGGTGCGTCCGCGGTGGACCGACGATCCCGAGCGCTACCGCGAGATGGGCCTCGACTTCCACCGCTAG
- the recO gene encoding DNA repair protein RecO, producing the protein MEWRDEALILSTRPLGENSKIVEVLTPGEGRAAGLVRGARSKTMRALVQPGNRVAATWRGRLEDQLGTLSLELIEARAGLVMDTAWGAYGIAAMASLLAFLPERDPHPRLYAAANALIGAFALPRAAGEAGVRFELIVLDEFGYGLDLGRCAATGDTADLVYVSPRSGRAVGRGPGAPYADRLLPLPAFLSRDAVCDAASLADGFRMTGHFLATHVAGLAGKPLPEPRERFVRAVVKAVAREDAAGR; encoded by the coding sequence ATGGAGTGGCGTGACGAGGCGCTGATCCTCTCGACGCGGCCGCTGGGCGAGAATTCCAAGATCGTCGAAGTGCTGACGCCGGGCGAGGGGCGCGCCGCCGGCCTCGTGCGTGGCGCCCGATCCAAGACGATGCGCGCCCTGGTGCAGCCCGGCAATCGCGTCGCGGCGACCTGGCGCGGGCGGCTGGAAGACCAGCTCGGCACCCTCTCGCTGGAGCTGATCGAGGCACGGGCCGGGCTGGTGATGGACACCGCCTGGGGTGCCTACGGCATCGCGGCGATGGCCTCGCTGCTCGCCTTCCTTCCCGAACGCGATCCGCACCCGCGGCTCTATGCGGCGGCCAACGCGCTGATCGGCGCGTTCGCGCTGCCGCGGGCGGCGGGGGAGGCGGGGGTGCGCTTCGAGCTGATCGTGCTGGACGAGTTCGGCTACGGGCTCGACCTCGGTCGCTGCGCCGCCACCGGAGACACCGCGGATCTCGTCTACGTCTCTCCGCGCAGCGGGCGTGCCGTCGGCCGCGGCCCCGGTGCGCCCTATGCCGACAGGTTGTTGCCGCTGCCGGCCTTCCTCAGCCGCGACGCGGTGTGCGACGCGGCCTCCCTCGCCGACGGCTTCCGCATGACGGGGCACTTCCTGGCGACCCACGTCGCCGGGCTCGCGGGGAAGCCGCTGCCCGAGCCGCGCGAGCGTTTCGTGCGCGCCGTGGTGAAGGCGGTGGCACGGGAGGACGCGGCCGGGCGCTGA
- a CDS encoding ATP-dependent Clp protease adaptor ClpS — translation MTTDTTATPELKTATKPKAERPKLHKVLLLNDDYTPREFVVRVLKAVFRIGGETAHTIMMTAHQKGACVVSVYPAQVAETKANEANAMAQDAGHPLQFTTEPEE, via the coding sequence ATGACCACGGACACCACCGCGACCCCAGAGCTGAAGACCGCGACCAAGCCCAAAGCCGAGCGACCGAAGCTGCACAAGGTGCTGCTTCTGAACGACGACTATACGCCGCGCGAGTTCGTCGTGCGGGTGCTGAAGGCAGTGTTCCGGATCGGCGGGGAAACGGCCCACACCATCATGATGACCGCCCACCAGAAAGGCGCGTGCGTCGTCAGCGTCTACCCGGCGCAGGTCGCCGAGACCAAGGCGAACGAGGCCAACGCCATGGCCCAGGATGCCGGCCACCCGCTCCAGTTCACGACCGAGCCTGAGGAGTAG